The genome window TAGAAAATCATCTACCTCCTTTCCTAAATTCCAAAATGACAATAGCATTCTTTAAGGCTCTTTTTGGTGAGAAATCTTCAGtgttaaaagaacaaaaaagatgATTATTAGAGTGGAAAGAATCTTGTTTGTTTCAACTGTTGTTTGCCTTTAGGAGTAATTAAGAAGGAATTTGTTGGCGCCAAGAGCCATGTAGCTCAACTAGCATCTCCTGGTGTTCTAATGGAGATGTCTAGGATTCATATCCACCTTCtcccattgtaactatcaaattatcccaaaaaaagaaggaatttgCTGGCAACATTTAGAATTGGCGACAATAGGACATGTATGTTTGCGATTATACTATTCCTAAAATTTTTCAGTGGAAATAAACCTGAATTCAATTAAACATTTATACTATTGTTTAGTACAATTCTTCAAACTCATGTTTACAAAATCAACTATGTTCAATTTGTGGTATGCCCATAAAAAGGGGCATATATGAACTTCATATCAAAACTTTTGATATCTTCATAATATCTGAGATGCCCTTGGTTTTTATTCTAAAGAAGTCAATGTTGTATGTTACATCTCACACACTTTATACATCAGTGCACAGAGGGAATAGAGACAAGTAGATGTCAAGAATCTAACCAGATGCAAACATGTTATAGTCAAGCATCCACAACAATATCTGAGAAATTTTCTGAGAAGTTAAAGATTGAAGATCGAAGTTCTGAGGATACATCATCTGGCTCCTCTGGAAGTAGCACAAATCAAACCTTGTCCAGCCGTGAGTCGATTTCAGTGAAGTACATTGATGTTGATCTCAGAGAAGTTGGCAAATCTACTCAAAATGAAGCATCACAATCAACAGCAGAACTCAGTGTGAAGTCTGTTTTGGACCCTCAAAAGAAACTCTCCACATTTGAGGCAGCAGATGCAGAGGAGGAATTGGATATGCTTCTAGACTCTTTTGGAGAGACCAAGAAGGCTTTTAATTCCTCTGATTTTAGGTCCAATAACCCCTTTCCTGTTTCACAAAAAGAAGTTTATGTTGCTCCATCACTTTCAAAGATAGGGCCAGATTCATCTAAAACTTCGTCAGGTATTGCTAATCTTGACGATACACTTGATGACTTACTTGAGGAAACATCAAATGTGATGAACCAAACTGGTTTATCGCAGTCCCTGGAAGAAAAGGCCGTCCATCCTGTTCAGTCTTCTTCCTCACACTCTGGAACCAAGTCCAAAGTTTTAGATGAATTTGATTCATGGTTGGATACAATTTGATGTAGGTTTGAAATTCTTACCCATCAAAGCCTAAGATCTTGTGTTAAATTTGTGTTCAAGGTTAGTTCTGCCCTTACCTTCCAAGTAAAATTCATCTTATGGTCAATGGTTCTTAAAAGGAAACAATTTGAGAAAGTTCAATTGTGCTAAATGATATTCCAGATACGCCTATGCGATATGATGGTAAACAACCTGTATACCTGCATAATTTGAATAAACTTGTACGAGGGTCTTGgtggtgaaaattttaaaccaaaaacCCCAGATGTCCTAGGAAAAACGCTACATCCTGGAATACATATTTTTCTCTGGTTATAAACATGAAAGGTGGTCTTATATTTATTCTTCCCTGAacatattaagattttttttttgtatgctaTTAAGCTGCCttgttaaaaataaacataacttttCAAGCAGGACAGTAGATTCTTTTGATCAAATCAAAGGCATTGTTGATATAAATGGTATATTTTCAAACCCTTGGAAATTTATGTATAAGATCCATTGAAGTAAAATAATTACCAAACTTCCAAAACTTTGGAGCAGAGGCTGTGTATCCAAAAGAATGTAATTAACGTGTTGCTAGAAATATTTCAAGCACTGCAATCGCTCCCACCCAACCAAATTACATGAACAAACAAAAATCCATCGTCTTTCTTGCAGGGCTATAATTTCTAGACCATAGAAGAAGAATTGGAAATTGTTAGCAATAATAATGATTGTTACTTGCAGACCAGGAGAAGGGGAGGAAGAAATACCAGCCAGTGAAGCTACCAAAAACTCTTTCTTCCCAGCATTGCAAAGACAGGCAACGGTGGTGGCTGTATAGTCCCCATTTTCTACAACATGTACCATTTCTAGATACTCTCCAACCCTATCCTGCTCTGGCATGAAAGGAGATAGCATTTGCATAAgctcatacatttttttttttttttgggttttattttagcataaaaaaccattgtttctattttgcctattcacttttcaaaacatctcatatcaaataatttattttataccacattttattaaaatgtcaatttttcttaattgtttc of Quercus lobata isolate SW786 chromosome 8, ValleyOak3.0 Primary Assembly, whole genome shotgun sequence contains these proteins:
- the LOC115957565 gene encoding uncharacterized protein LOC115957565, whose translation is MDVKSLAKSKRAHTQSHSKKPHGSHANQKSKAPSVGTNDAGRAKKPLGKQVPEKPHRSQGASRLPTNWDRYEEEFDSGSEDPSVSNSTSQPSDVILPKSKGADYCHLIAEAQSQSQSNLYMDSFPSLDDVMPGEFNQGLGPMLSVRGEGILSWIGNDNFVVEDKTAATHEASFLSLNLHALAEQLAKIDLSQRLFIEANLLPPELCTEGIETSRCQESNQMQTCYSQASTTISEKFSEKLKIEDRSSEDTSSGSSGSSTNQTLSSRESISVKYIDVDLREVGKSTQNEASQSTAELSVKSVLDPQKKLSTFEAADAEEELDMLLDSFGETKKAFNSSDFRSNNPFPVSQKEVYVAPSLSKIGPDSSKTSSGIANLDDTLDDLLEETSNVMNQTGLSQSLEEKAVHPVQSSSSHSGTKSKVLDEFDSWLDTI